A DNA window from Equus przewalskii isolate Varuska chromosome 12, EquPr2, whole genome shotgun sequence contains the following coding sequences:
- the TRIP6 gene encoding thyroid receptor-interacting protein 6, whose protein sequence is MSGPTWLPPKQPEPARAPQGRVLPRGAPGPPPAPGAALQPHPRVNFCPLPSEQCYQAPGGPEDRGLAWVGCHGAPQRSQGLPPDRGGLRPGSLDAEIDSLTSMLAELDGGRGHAPRRPDRQAYEAPQPPAYRTGSLKPNGGGVPSPPLPASPYGGPTPASYTTASTPAGPAFPVQVKVAQPVRGCGPPRRGASQASGPLPGPNFPLPGRGEVWGPGYRSHREPGPGGKEEVAGVSGHAGGGRGGGYGPQVPLSQPPEEELERLTKKLVHDMNHPPSGEYFGRCGGCGEDVVGDGAGVVALDRVFHVGCFVCSTCRAQLRGQHFYAVERRAYCESCYVATLEKCSTCSQPILDRILRAMGKAYHPGCFTCVVCHRGLDGIPFTVDATSQIHCIEDFHRKFAPRCSVCGGAIMPEPGQEETVRIVALDRSFHIGCYKCEECGLLLSSEGECQGCYPLDGHILCKACSAWRIQELSATVTTDC, encoded by the exons cactccagccccaccccagggtcAATTTTTGCCCCCTCCCATCTGAGCAGTGTTACCAGGCCCCGGGGGGACCAGAggatagggggctggcctgggtgGGGTGCCATGGAGCACCCCAGCGCTCACAG GGGCTCCCCCCAGACCGAGGGGGCTTACGCCCAGGAAGTCTGGATGCTGAGATCGATTCGCTGACCAGCATGCTGGCTGAGCTGGACGGGGGTCGTGGTCATGCCCCACGgcggcctgaccggcag GCTTATGAGGCCCCTCAGCCCCCTGCCTACCGCACGGGCTCCCTGAAGCCGAATGGAGGGGGTGTTCCTTCCCCACCGCTCCCAGCATCCCCTTATGGGGGCCCCACTCCGGCCTCCTACACAACAGCCAGCACCCCTGCTGGCCCTGCCTTCCCTGTGCAAGTGAAGGTGGCACAACCAGTGAGGGGCTGTGGCCCCCCCAGGCGGGGGGCCTCTCAGGCCTCTGGGCCCCTTCCAGGCCCCAACTTTCCTCTCCCAGGCCGAGGTGAAGTCTGGGGGCCTGGCTATAGGAGCCACCGAGAGCCAGGGCCAGGGGGTAAAGAGGAGGTTGCGGGGGTCTCTGGCCACGCAGGCGGAGGAAGAGGAGGCGGGTATGGGCCCCAG GTCCCCCTGAGCCAGCCTCCTGAGGAGGAACTTGAGAGGCTGACCAAGAAGCTGGTGCACGACATGAACCACCCGCCCAGCGGGGAGTACTTCG gccGGTGTGGTGGCTGCGGAGAAGATGTGGTCGGGGATGGGGCCGGGGTTGTGGCCCTGGACCGCGTCTTCCACGTTGGCTGCTTTGTGTGCTCTACGTGCCGGGCCCAGCTTCGGGGCCAGCATTTCTATGCTGTGGAGAGGAGGGCGTATTGTGAGAGCTGCTATGTG GCCACTCTGGAGAAGTGCTCCACATGCTCCCAACCCATCCTAGACCGGATCCTGCGGGCTATGGGGAAGGCCTACCATCCTGGCTGTTTCACTTGCGTGGTGTGCCACCGTGGCCTCGACGGCATCCCTTTCACGGTGGATGCCACTAGCCAGATCCATTGCATTGAGGACTTCCACAG GAAGTTTGCCCCACGATGCTCAGTGTGTGGTGGGGCCATCATGCCTGAACCAGGTCAGGAGGAGACAGTGCGAATTGTTGCTCTGGATCGCAGTTTTCACATTGGCTGTTACAAGTGCGAG GAGTGTGGGCTGCTGCTGTCCTCTGAGGGCGAGTGTCAGGGCTGCTACCCACTGGATGGGCATATCTTGTGCAAGGCCTGCAGTGCCTGGCGCATCCAGGAGCTCTCAGCCACTGTCACCACCGACTGCTGA